A window of Mucilaginibacter robiniae genomic DNA:
CCCCCCAAATCCACGCGAACCGGAGTGCGATAGCAAAGCCAGGTAATTACCGGATGGCACGCCTGTCAGAGCACCTTCTTCAACAGTTAATTCGCCCCATTCTACAAAGTGATTACCCGTACCCGAAGTTCCTAACTGCTTGTAGGCTTTATCTTTTAACGCACGAATTTGCTTGGTAGCGCTCCATTCGGGCCAATCGAATAAAGTGGTATCGTGGTGGCTTTTGGTTTCGCTACCCATACCAAAATGCGTATTGTTTAGCAGTAGGTTTTTCAGGTCGTCCTTTTTGCTATCAATGGTTTCTGCTGGCAAGTCAAAAATGCTCAAGCACATACGGCAGGCAATATCTACCCCTACCGCATAAGGTATAATGGTATCTACATGGGTAGCTAGCACACCACCTATAGGCAATCCATAACCATGATGCGCATCAGGCATCAGGGCACCGGCCACAGCTATAGGCAATTGTATAGCTGTTTTCATCTGTGCCAGCGCCCCGGGTTCAATATTTTCAATACCATAAACCGGAAAATTAGCTATCTCTTTTTTAAGTTCATGTACCGAGCGTTGTTGCTTTACAAACTTGCCTTCTTTGCGTAGTTCAATTACTTTTTCGGCCAGATTTTTAAACTTGCCGCCTTTTTTAAGCGCGTAAGGCATGGGCTCATCAATAAGAGCTTCCAGGTTGACCAGTATTTGTGGTTTATCCATCACGTTGTGCTTTAACAAACCGTTGGCTACCCGGCTAAAGGTAACCAGCAGTTCCAAGTCGGTTACACCTAAATTGCTGATCTCACCATTACTTATTTTCTCTTTTTCCATAACTTCATTTTTGATTGACGATGCAAAGTAGAATAACCAATGCGCAGCCTTTTTGCGTAGTAAAAAATATTATTCATATTTATCAAAATATTCAACCTTATGCCTGTCAACCGTAATGCCTTAATTCGTTACCGCACCATTGATAACTGCTTACGCAATCGCTATAAAAAATGGACATTGGAGGATTTAATTGATGCTTGTTCAGATGCCTTGTACGAGTTTCAGGGGATTGACAAAGGCGTAAGCCGCAGAACTGTACAGGCGGATATTAAAACAATGCGCAGTAATAAACTGGGTTACGAAGCACCAATTATTGTAGTAGATAAGCGCTACTATACCTACAGCGACAAAAACTATAGCATTACCAATATTCCACTTAATCATCAAGATATGCAGGTGCTCACCGAAGTATCAGATCTACTCAAACAGTTTAAAGGTTTTAACCACTTTGCCGACTTAAACGAGATGGTGAGTAAACTGGAGGATAAAATTTATACGCAAAAAAATCAAACCCAACCTGTAATTGATTTTGAGAAGAACGAGAACCTGAAAGGACTGGAATGGATTGAAACTATCCGTAAAGCTATCGTCGCTAAAAAAACGATGTGCGTAACTTACCAGTCGTTTAAAGCGCGTGAGGCGAATACGTTTTGCTTTAGTCCGTACTTATTAAAAGAATATCGTAACCGGTGGTTTGTGCTCGGTGTATCGCATGCGCGCTATTCGCCTTTGCTTACGCTGGCACTTGATCGTATCCAGACGCTGGAAGAACATGCGGATGCCTACCGTGAGAATACCATCATTGATTTATCTACCTATTATAATAACTGCATTGGGGTAACTAAATCGCCCAATC
This region includes:
- a CDS encoding helix-turn-helix transcriptional regulator, translated to MPVNRNALIRYRTIDNCLRNRYKKWTLEDLIDACSDALYEFQGIDKGVSRRTVQADIKTMRSNKLGYEAPIIVVDKRYYTYSDKNYSITNIPLNHQDMQVLTEVSDLLKQFKGFNHFADLNEMVSKLEDKIYTQKNQTQPVIDFEKNENLKGLEWIETIRKAIVAKKTMCVTYQSFKAREANTFCFSPYLLKEYRNRWFVLGVSHARYSPLLTLALDRIQTLEEHADAYRENTIIDLSTYYNNCIGVTKSPNQKDSQVVFWIDKESAPYVITKPLHHTQQILSEEPDDKILSIRVILNFELERELLGFGAKIKVLGPKILVKQIKQNLAKALNNYELMGEKEEKTLQTILPEN